One Oryza sativa Japonica Group chromosome 8, ASM3414082v1 DNA window includes the following coding sequences:
- the LOC4345650 gene encoding uncharacterized protein, which yields MGVREDSRPLGGLDGLYGVQLAGRSMYSDDEAVKTSIIDPLAREPQEGVGTSRRLLIRRLWQQRPPCLRPIHCSLSCDKHPGETIANVVTSIPFIVLGLQTPRKNLNTALYANSLIGVGIASSLYHTSRGRIRKYMRWADYTMIATTTLCLSRALRNEHPKLLMAASTLLLPFQPLVVSAVHTGIMEVSFAKRASMEPELRMAHNLHKMSSLLGGALFIADDAFPETPYLHAAWHLAAALGVGTCNKLLE from the exons ATGGGAGTCCGTGAAGATTCAAGACCTTTGGGAGGTCTAGATGGACTCTACGGGGTACAACTTGCAGGCCGGTCAATGTACAGTGATGATGAAGCCGTCAAAACTAGCATTATAGATCCTTTGGCTCGTGAACCGCAGGAGGGTGTTGGCACAAGCCGAAGATTGCTAATCCG GCGGCTCTGGCAGCAGAGACCCCCATGTCTGAGGCCTATCCACTGTAGTCTCTCAT GCGATAAACATCCGGGCGAAACTATTGCTAATGTTGTCACCTCTATTCCTTTCATTGTTCTTGGGCTGCAGACACCAAG AAAGAACTTGAACACTGCACTTTACGCGAACTCACTAATTGGAGTTGGAATAGCTTCTAGTTTGTATCATACGTCAAGAGGACGAATCAGAAAATATATGCGATGGGCAGACTATACAATGATTGCCACTACAACACTT TGTTTAAGCAGAGCACTCCGAAATGAGCATCCAAAATTACTGATGGCAGCATCCACATTGCTCCTACCTTTCCAGCCATTGGTGGTTTCAGCCGTCCACACTGGGATAATGGAG GTTTCATTCGCGAAGCGAGCATCCATGGAACCAGAGCTCAGGATGGCCCATAACCTACACAAGATGTCCTCCCTACTGGGAGGCGCGCTGTTCATCGCCGACGACGCCTTCCCGGAGACCCCCTATCTCCATGCGGCATGGCATCTAGCTGCAGCATTGGGGGTGGGCACATGCAACAAGCTTCTTGAATGA
- the LOC4345651 gene encoding uncharacterized protein has translation MLTAAPLLSPAPAPPPPPPRCHVAIPLRCHAPTQQVAAAAADRGLLLRGAGSPVVKRAPGGWLLWYQCGARVALAASTDGLRWGPPVEPDPLVASTDWWAFDTAAVRPSDVLLFSGPDASARSGFPSSAVYWLYYSGSTDERFGSPFPAAAAAAAAEDVPALPGLAISQDGRHWARIEGDHHTGALLGVGEEEEGGEPRRGWEARCVAAPKVVLHAEGDLRMYYHSFDEMSQRHAIGLARSKDGVRWRKAGKVLEGGKAGSFDEGGVRHGHVVRDRAAGRYVMVYEGVDANGRVSIGMAVSEDGLKGWRRSSELPILRPSDDDEGWDSTVVGSPCLVQMDGAYDWRMYYTGVGRDGEAAIGMAYSEGHGLQKFEKWDAVLM, from the coding sequence ATGCtcaccgccgctccgctcctctcgccggcgccggcgccgccgccgccgccgccgcggtgccaCGTGGCGATCCCCCTCCGCTGCCACGCTCCAACCCAGcaggttgccgccgccgccgcggatcgtggcctcctcctccgcggcgccgGGTCCCCCGTGGTGAAGCGCGCCCCCGGCGGCTGGCTCCTCTGGTACCAGTGCGGCGCGCGCGTCGCGCTCGCCGCGTCCACCGACGGCCTGCGCTGGGGCCCACCCGTGGAGCCCGACCCCCTCGTGGCCTCCACCGACTGGTGGGCGTTCGACACCGCGGCGGTCCGCCCCTCCGACGTGCTCCTCTTCTCCGGCCCCGACGCCTCCGCCCGCAGCGGCTTCCCGTCCTCCGCCGTGTACTGGCTGTACTACTCCGGCTCCACCGACGAGCGGTTCGGCTCCccgttccccgccgccgccgccgccgccgccgcggaggacgTCCCAGCGCTGCCGGGGCTCGCCATCAGCCAGGACGGCCGCCACTGGGCCCGCATTGAGGGGGACCACCACACCGGCGCGCTGCTCGGagtcggggaggaggaggagggtggcgaGCCCCGCCGAGGGTGGGAGGCGCGCTGCGTGGCGGCTCCCAAGGTGGTGCTCCACGCCGAGGGGGACCTGCGGATGTACTACCACTCGTTCGACGAAATGTCTCAAAGGCACGCGATTGGGTTGGCAAGGTCCAAGGATGGCGTCCGGTGGAGGAAGGCGGGCAAGGTGCTCGAGGGCGGCAAGGCTGGGTCGTTCGACGAAGGCGGGGTGCGGCACGGGCATGTCGTCCGGGACCGTGCAGCTGGGCGCTATGTCATGGTGTATGAGGGTGTTGATGCCAATGGACGGGTGAGCATTGGGATGGCTGTGTCGGAGGACGGGCTAAAGGGGTGGAGGCGGTCCAGTGAGTTGCCAATTCTGCGCCCATCAGACGACGATGAGGGGTGGGATAGCACTGTGGTTGGATCCCCGTGTTTGGTGCAGATGGATGGAGCATATGATTGGAGGATGTATTACACGGGTGTTGGGAGGGATGGTGAGGCTGCGATCGGAATGGCATATTCAGAGGGGCACGGTCTTCAGAAATTTGAGAAGTGGGATGCTGTCCTCATGTAA